A genomic stretch from Pararhizobium sp. IMCC21322 includes:
- a CDS encoding NmrA family NAD(P)-binding protein translates to MQTFREKKKPIDKNELYVVTGVSGRTGSAAAHALLKAGKRVRVVVRDDSKGGLWASQGAEVVLADFTDLLALSSALSGGDRAYIISPPQYDSNDLFEQSEVMAHNIAEAVANAQLKKVVALSSIGADKSDGTGWIAMNRTLEKFLGQTGLPVTFLRAAYFMENWSPLVQAATHGELRSFLAPVEQKLPMISTKDIGRMAAAALCEDWYKVRIIELEGPARYSPKDVANSLTQALEKIVVPIALSESAWPEALSNAGFSTVAVNGFVEMTQGLNSGHISFINDAGIDHRTGIVSLDTAIATMVA, encoded by the coding sequence TTTCGTGAAAAAAAGAAACCGATCGATAAAAATGAATTATATGTTGTCACTGGTGTTAGCGGACGCACTGGCTCGGCTGCAGCCCACGCTTTATTAAAAGCGGGGAAGCGAGTGCGGGTTGTGGTGCGCGACGATTCCAAAGGAGGTCTATGGGCCAGTCAAGGAGCAGAGGTGGTTCTCGCGGACTTCACTGACTTATTGGCTTTAAGTAGCGCCTTATCTGGTGGTGATCGTGCTTATATAATCAGTCCGCCGCAATATGATTCGAATGACCTTTTCGAGCAATCTGAAGTCATGGCACATAACATCGCTGAAGCCGTCGCCAATGCGCAACTTAAGAAAGTTGTAGCTCTATCATCGATAGGAGCTGATAAATCAGATGGTACAGGATGGATTGCCATGAACAGAACGCTTGAGAAGTTTTTGGGTCAAACTGGATTACCCGTAACATTTCTTCGCGCAGCTTATTTCATGGAGAATTGGAGCCCTTTAGTTCAAGCCGCTACACATGGCGAACTACGCAGCTTTCTTGCACCGGTTGAGCAAAAACTGCCAATGATTTCCACTAAAGATATCGGGCGCATGGCTGCTGCAGCTTTATGTGAAGACTGGTACAAAGTAAGGATAATTGAGCTGGAAGGACCTGCCAGGTATTCGCCAAAAGATGTTGCAAATAGTTTAACCCAAGCGCTTGAAAAAATAGTTGTTCCTATTGCACTGTCTGAATCAGCGTGGCCTGAGGCGTTGTCTAATGCAGGGTTTTCAACCGTAGCTGTGAATGGGTTTGTCGAGATGACTCAGGGCCTTAACTCGGGACATATTAGTTTTATCAATGATGCGGGAATCGATCACAGAACAGGGATTGTTTCTCTCGACACTGCTATTGCTACAATGGTGGCGTAG